A section of the bacterium genome encodes:
- a CDS encoding N-6 DNA methylase, translated as MAQLEHIEAIEKRLWTAADTLRANSNYASNEYFLPVMGLIFLRHAYSRFLAVKDTIEAKLPRRGGKRRALTKEDFSRKSSIFLRGKAQFDHLVALTDSDDRSRAIIEAMESIEADYENLRGVLPKGEYQELDNQVLGQLLRTLNPEELKRVSGDVFGRIYEYFLTQFADQKAHDGGEFFTPVSLVSLIAHVLDPQGGTVLDPACGSGGMFVQSARTVEERGQSPTERLTFYGLEKNATTIRLAKMNLAVHGLEGDIQKAITYYEDPHELAGKSDFVMANPPFNVDEIDADKVKKDPRLPFGLPSVNKKGKVSNGNYIWISYFYSYLNEQGRAGFVMSSQASSAGRDEGKVRRKLIETGDVDLMIAIRPNFFYTRTVPCELWFLNRNKPEHHRDKVLMIDARNIYRKVTRKIYDFSPEQELNILAIVWLYRSDIGKYLDLVAGYCRRCLDEAGDCFTAQDDAGEKIEPLPSFIDALAALRKVLDPFLKIQPVEGPQAETLKELDDAVPAFDTDVDAFRQAVAEQQAAWKKQKTTNGELKKAVDRLSPLAEIGRDLIKQTDLLYKLACRLIETCENECDARNNDAWINREITRARKGADEARGLAVEQLKQVRYFWRQAHWLTERFPEAKLRDFEGLVKLVDRTEIEANDWSLTPGRYVGVAPEEEDEDFDFEEALREIHVELEDLNAEAVQLAATIKKNFKELGV; from the coding sequence TTGGCACAACTGGAGCATATAGAGGCGATTGAGAAACGGCTTTGGACCGCGGCGGATACGTTGCGGGCAAACTCGAACTACGCCAGCAACGAGTATTTTTTGCCGGTAATGGGCCTGATCTTCCTACGCCACGCCTATAGCCGGTTTCTGGCCGTCAAAGATACCATCGAGGCAAAACTCCCCCGCCGCGGAGGCAAGCGGAGGGCTTTGACGAAGGAAGATTTCTCCCGCAAAAGTTCCATCTTTCTTCGGGGGAAGGCCCAGTTCGATCACCTTGTCGCTCTGACCGACAGCGATGACCGCTCTAGGGCCATCATAGAGGCGATGGAATCTATCGAGGCCGACTACGAGAACCTCCGTGGAGTCTTGCCTAAGGGCGAATATCAGGAACTCGACAACCAGGTTCTCGGCCAGCTTCTCCGGACGCTCAACCCGGAGGAACTCAAGCGGGTTTCCGGCGATGTCTTCGGCCGCATCTACGAGTACTTCCTCACCCAATTCGCCGACCAGAAGGCTCACGACGGCGGGGAGTTCTTCACGCCAGTCTCCCTGGTCTCGCTCATCGCTCACGTTCTTGATCCTCAGGGCGGCACGGTGCTCGACCCGGCCTGCGGCAGCGGCGGGATGTTCGTCCAGAGCGCCCGCACGGTGGAGGAGCGCGGCCAGAGTCCGACCGAGCGCCTCACCTTTTACGGCCTGGAGAAGAACGCCACCACCATCCGCCTGGCCAAGATGAACCTGGCCGTTCACGGCCTCGAGGGCGACATCCAGAAAGCCATCACCTACTACGAGGACCCGCACGAGCTGGCGGGCAAGTCCGACTTCGTGATGGCAAATCCCCCTTTCAACGTCGACGAGATCGACGCCGACAAGGTCAAGAAAGATCCCCGCCTGCCCTTCGGCCTCCCCAGCGTCAACAAGAAGGGTAAGGTCTCCAACGGCAACTACATCTGGATCAGCTATTTCTACAGCTACCTAAACGAACAAGGTCGGGCGGGGTTTGTTATGTCGTCCCAGGCGTCTAGTGCCGGGCGCGATGAGGGAAAAGTCCGCCGGAAGCTCATCGAGACCGGCGACGTGGACCTGATGATCGCCATCCGCCCCAACTTCTTCTACACCCGCACCGTTCCCTGCGAGTTGTGGTTCCTCAACCGCAACAAGCCCGAGCATCACCGAGACAAGGTGCTGATGATCGACGCCCGGAACATCTACCGCAAGGTCACCCGCAAAATTTACGACTTCAGCCCGGAGCAGGAACTCAACATTCTCGCCATCGTCTGGCTCTATCGCAGCGATATCGGTAAATACCTCGACCTCGTGGCCGGTTACTGCCGCCGTTGTCTCGATGAAGCCGGGGACTGCTTCACTGCCCAGGATGATGCCGGCGAGAAGATCGAGCCGTTGCCGTCTTTCATCGATGCGCTGGCCGCGCTGCGGAAAGTTCTCGATCCGTTTCTCAAGATTCAGCCCGTTGAAGGTCCGCAAGCGGAAACACTCAAGGAACTGGACGATGCCGTCCCGGCATTCGATACCGATGTTGACGCCTTCCGGCAAGCCGTCGCCGAGCAGCAAGCCGCCTGGAAGAAACAAAAGACCACCAATGGCGAACTGAAGAAGGCTGTGGACCGGCTCTCTCCGCTGGCCGAAATCGGCCGTGACCTGATCAAACAGACCGACCTGCTCTACAAACTCGCCTGCCGCCTCATTGAGACCTGCGAGAACGAATGCGACGCCCGCAATAACGATGCCTGGATCAACCGCGAGATCACCCGCGCCCGCAAGGGCGCCGACGAGGCCCGCGGTCTTGCCGTCGAGCAGCTCAAGCAGGTTCGCTACTTCTGGCGTCAGGCCCACTGGCTCACCGAGCGTTTCCCGGAGGCGAAACTCCGCGATTTTGAGGGGCTGGTCAAGCTAGTGGACAGAACCGAGATCGAAGCTAATGACTGGAGTCTTACGCCCGGCCGCTATGTCGGCGTCGCCCCCGAGGAAGAAGACGAGGACTTTGACTTCGAGGAAGCCCTCCGTGAGATCCACGTTGAGCTGGAAGACCTCAACGCCGAAGCCGTGCAACTGGCCGCGACGATTAAGAAGAATTTCAAGGAGTTGGGGGTATGA
- a CDS encoding restriction endonuclease subunit S, whose protein sequence is MNWQKVPISQLGRVVTGKTPPTKQRQYYDGDYPFITPSDLDYDTYKIRTTTTTLSEEAYAKFLNQFVTENTVTFTCIASVGKIGIATTASLTNQQINSIIVNNEHDHCFIYYLLRNEARRISAMCTGVATPIINKGDFEKIEVKVPGLLAIERNIASILSAYDDLIENNRRRIQLLEEAARLLYKEWFVHLRFPGHEHVKITDGVPEGWRRKKISEVCETFGGGTPSTKVSEYWDGDITWIVPSDVTKNNSLVLLDSERKITHRGLRESSAKLVPPDTILMTSRASVGYFALIDIEVCTNQGFINIVPYQSELRMYLLFNLLSRVTEIRSNAKGTTYPEISKGRFREMDILIPSNVLLLQFDKVAYDIIRQVRYLMRSNAHLVAARDLLLPRLMSGEVAV, encoded by the coding sequence ATGAATTGGCAAAAAGTCCCCATTAGCCAACTGGGACGCGTTGTGACTGGGAAGACTCCACCCACCAAGCAACGCCAGTACTATGACGGAGATTATCCCTTTATCACCCCTTCGGATCTGGATTACGACACCTATAAAATTAGGACAACCACCACTACCCTTAGTGAGGAAGCATACGCAAAGTTTCTCAATCAGTTTGTCACGGAGAACACGGTTACGTTTACTTGTATTGCTTCTGTCGGCAAAATTGGAATTGCGACAACAGCTTCACTTACAAATCAACAGATCAACTCTATCATCGTTAATAATGAGCATGATCATTGCTTCATTTATTACCTTCTGCGAAATGAAGCACGCCGCATCAGCGCGATGTGCACCGGCGTAGCAACACCGATAATCAACAAAGGAGACTTTGAAAAAATAGAAGTCAAGGTTCCGGGGCTATTGGCAATTGAACGAAATATAGCTTCAATCCTTTCTGCCTACGACGACCTGATCGAGAACAATCGGCGGCGGATTCAGTTGCTGGAAGAGGCGGCGCGTCTGCTCTACAAGGAATGGTTCGTCCACCTCCGCTTCCCCGGCCACGAACACGTCAAGATCACCGACGGTGTGCCGGAGGGGTGGAGGCGCAAAAAAATATCCGAGGTTTGTGAAACCTTTGGAGGTGGTACTCCCTCTACAAAGGTGTCGGAATACTGGGATGGTGATATAACGTGGATTGTTCCTTCTGACGTTACGAAGAACAATAGTCTTGTCCTGTTGGATTCGGAACGAAAAATCACTCACCGCGGGCTTCGGGAGTCTTCGGCAAAGTTGGTTCCCCCTGATACTATCTTGATGACAAGCCGTGCCAGCGTAGGCTATTTTGCGCTTATCGATATTGAAGTATGCACCAATCAAGGATTCATCAATATCGTTCCTTACCAGAGCGAGCTACGAATGTATCTTCTGTTTAATCTCCTTAGCCGTGTTACTGAAATTCGAAGCAATGCGAAGGGTACGACCTACCCTGAGATCAGTAAGGGGCGATTTCGCGAGATGGATATACTGATCCCAAGCAATGTGCTGCTATTGCAGTTTGACAAAGTTGCTTATGACATTATCCGTCAAGTCCGGTACCTGATGCGCTCAAATGCCCATCTTGTGGCAGCCCGCGATCTTCTCTTGCCTCGCCTGATGAGCGGGGAGGTGGCGGTATGA
- a CDS encoding ATP-binding protein — protein MKTPEFYPRFLRPRVLEALSDSPVVLIHGPRQCGKTTLARLVGDEAGLSYFTFDDDLQRTAARADPVGYVADLPERAVLDEVQRVPELFTSLKAAVDARRTPGRFLLTGSANVLLVPQLADSLAGRMEILRLYPLAQAELARQTPLFLSRLFGGGFQAGKIGRREGKALAGRVAAGGYPAALARSPARRRAAWYRDYADTLIQRDIRDLARISALDTLPRLLAMVAGQTACLMNVSELAAPFQISRPTIREYLTLLSRVFLLDELPSWHSNRLKRLIKTPKLHIGDTGLACTLLGLDAESLWRDREVFGRLLESFAYQELRRLASWSDEMMVFSHFRDKDKDEVDVVLESGSRVAGIEVKSASTVRGEDFRGLEKLREAARKKFAAGVVLYDGGAVVPFGENFYAVPLSALWEND, from the coding sequence ATGAAAACTCCGGAATTCTATCCCCGGTTCCTGCGTCCGCGCGTCCTTGAGGCGCTCTCCGATTCGCCGGTGGTCTTGATCCACGGTCCCCGGCAGTGCGGGAAGACCACCCTGGCCCGGTTGGTCGGGGATGAGGCCGGCCTGTCCTACTTCACCTTTGACGACGACCTGCAGCGGACGGCGGCGCGGGCCGATCCGGTGGGTTATGTCGCCGATCTGCCCGAGCGGGCGGTGCTGGACGAGGTCCAGCGGGTGCCGGAGCTCTTCACCTCGCTGAAGGCCGCCGTGGATGCCCGGCGCACGCCGGGGCGGTTTCTGCTGACCGGTTCCGCCAATGTCCTGCTGGTGCCTCAGCTCGCCGATTCCCTGGCCGGCCGGATGGAAATCTTGCGTCTCTATCCCCTGGCTCAAGCGGAACTCGCCCGGCAAACCCCACTATTTCTCTCCCGGCTATTCGGCGGCGGGTTCCAGGCGGGAAAAATCGGCCGGCGCGAAGGCAAGGCGCTGGCCGGCCGGGTGGCGGCCGGCGGATACCCCGCGGCCCTGGCCCGGTCCCCGGCTCGTCGGCGCGCGGCCTGGTATCGGGATTATGCCGACACCTTGATCCAGCGCGATATCCGCGACCTGGCGCGCATCAGCGCCTTGGATACCCTGCCGCGCCTGCTGGCGATGGTTGCCGGACAGACGGCCTGCCTGATGAATGTCTCCGAACTGGCCGCCCCTTTTCAGATCAGCCGCCCGACCATCCGCGAATACCTGACGCTGCTGTCCCGGGTCTTCCTCCTGGACGAGTTGCCGTCGTGGCACAGCAACCGCCTCAAGCGCCTGATCAAGACGCCCAAGCTGCATATCGGCGACACCGGCCTGGCTTGCACCCTGCTGGGGTTGGACGCGGAATCGCTCTGGCGGGATCGGGAAGTCTTCGGGCGGCTTTTGGAGTCGTTCGCCTATCAGGAACTTCGGCGTTTGGCGAGCTGGAGTGATGAAATGATGGTCTTCAGCCATTTTCGCGACAAGGACAAGGATGAGGTGGACGTGGTCCTGGAATCCGGCAGCCGTGTGGCCGGAATCGAGGTGAAGTCCGCCTCGACGGTACGGGGCGAGGATTTCAGGGGGCTGGAGAAGCTCAGGGAGGCCGCCCGAAAAAAGTTTGCCGCCGGGGTAGTGCTCTATGACGGTGGGGCGGTGGTGCCGTTCGGGGAGAATTTTTACGCCGTGCCTTTGTCCGCCCTTTGGGAGAACGATTGA